The Rhododendron vialii isolate Sample 1 chromosome 1a, ASM3025357v1 region AACTATTTCCAATACAGAGGTAAATCACGACTCCTAAAAACCCTAGCTAGAACTCATGCAAATCATATCCCATTTCATCCTTTCCTTTTTCCAGACTTCTTCGCATGAGTGTTACGCAAAACCTACCCTTCGCAATCTTTAGCGACCGCAACAGCTTCCTGAAATCCCAATCGTTCCTCACAGCCAACTGATTGTGCCTTGGAACTATCTGGTTCTTGTTGTCCTCCTCACCGCATTCCCCTCTAGCTCCAAAACCTACACAACAAACCACAATCTAATAAGGTTAAgacgcggatcaaaaaaaaaaaaaggttaagaCCAAAAACAGGCAAGAAACGtcgagaaaatgaaaaagaaatgttTGCTACTAAATGAagggtaagtttttttttttatccgaatgAAGGGTAAGTTTGATACACGAATTTGTAGGACTTTTTGAATCAGAATTCTCATCAAAGTATTGTTATGTCTACAAATTCGGAGCATACACGGTAAATCTCCCTTTTACCTTCACAAGCCCTAATTTagggattttcaaaaaataggacAAAGTTGATTGGGGTTTTCCTTACCAGAGGGATGGCCCAGACGATGTGACGACAAGAGGAAGGAGGTGACGGTGGAGATGGTTGTGTTGGACCTGCGTCGGTGAGTTTGGGGAAGGACATCGATGGTGGTGCGAGACACTAGCTGTGACGATGAGAAGGCGGTGATGGTTGCGTCGGACCGGCGTCGATAAGTTTGGGGGAAGGTGTCGACGGTGATGGGCGTCAGCGGTGGTGGTGAACAAGAGAAGCTGCAGATTCCATTTGGGGAGAGAAATGTACTCCGTATTTCCCACAGAGAGagattttaagagagagagagagagagagagagagagggaaacgATTTAggaacaaaaccaaaatttttttgaatttcatccCAAATTGTACCCGCCCTTTTGGCCCAACCCCAAAACGATGCACACACAACCAACCCAGcacaaccaaaccacacaaccGCTGACGTCAGCGTGACTTGAGCacaaaacgacgttgttttattaaaaaaaaacaaacaaacaaacaacccAGGTCGTGAACAGCACTCCCCCTTTCTCTTTCCCTCCACCTTCACAATCAGAAATTCAAAAtcagagaaaagagaagagaagatagAGAGGGGCTCCCTCGACTGACCCAAGCCGGGCGCACTCCCACAACCCCCGGCACACTTCCCCAGCTTCAAGGCGACAAAGAGGGGCCTTCTCTTCCAGCAATTACATGGTTTGTACGCTTTACTGCTTTCTGTCATTTTTGTGTATGTCTTAGAGTCAAGGAATAAAACTGGCAATATCTAGGGCTTATCATGAGAATTGTAAGTGCTTTTTAACTTTGTAATTGAAGCCAAAACttggtgtttgtttgttcttttttttttttgacggaATCGAAGTGCAATCAACAGAAAGACAGATTTTTGTTGGGCCACTGATCAATCCTTGTACATAGGCTTGTAAattgaaagggaaagaaaaaatcctaaattgacttgctgcaaaaaaaaaaaaaaacaaaaaaaaaaccctaatgcGAAATAGAGCAGTTTTTCTGTAAAAAGAACCACTAATGTGAAATAGAGCAATTTTTGGCATGGGCAATCAGTCATGCGTAGAAGGTACTGGTCATATTTATGGTGGGATATTAATCAATTATTATGTCCgtattttttccccctttttggaGAGTGGTTTTGTGAAAGTTAAAAGTTGTATATTTGTATGAATATGTGAAGAGCCTTTGTTAGAAATAGAATTCGTGTTATAGCTTCTAGTATCGTGTATTGTTGTTCACTCTAGTCATTGTATTATGAGTTTATTATTTTGACAAAATGGGATTTGGCATGTATgtaattgtttcattttttgaactAATAGATGATGTCATCAGATTCTATTCCGTCGGCAATGCCTCCAAACAAAGAGTgttgaaaagaagaagaggtatGGAGTGGAGACTATCAAGACGAACAAGAGGTATGGAGTAGTCCTTCAAACCAAAAGTGTGGTGAAATAGATACTACAGGAGTTGGGAAGGAGGCAACAGAAAATTGTGAAGAGACAGTTGAAGAACAGAAAGAGGGAATGATATTTGATACATCCGAGGAAGCTTATTCGTACTACTCAAGATTTGCTAAAGAAAAAGGATTTGCTGTGGCAAAAAGAACATCGAGAAAGGGAAAAGATGGAAAGTTGAAGGATGTAACTATAGCATGCAATCGTGCTGGAAAGGCAAGGGTGACAACAAGCAACCCGGTCAAACCACGACCAcaatcaaaaattaattgtcCAGCTCATGTTACCGTTGTGTTGCACCCGAATGGAAAGTGGAGGTTAAACCGAGTTGCTTTAGTTCACAATCATGACCAGAGTCCGGAAAAGGCAAGGTATTTGAAGAGCAATAGGGTACTTGATGAACACGTGAAAAGAAGACTGGAATTGAATGATAAAGCTAGGATTAATTTGAACCAGACTTATGCCTCACTTCAGATTGAGGCTGGGGGACCTGGTAAGCTTCCATATATCCAAAAAGATTGCCGAAATCATGTGGATAAAGTGCGACGTTCACTACTTGTGGAAGGAGATGCTGAGGCGATGCATAATTATTTCATGAAGATGAAAGCCGACAATTCTGACTTCTTTTTTGCAATGGATTTGGATGATGAGGGTCGACTGAGGAATGTATTCTGGGTTGATGCAAGGAGTAGGGCAGCTTGTAAGGAGTTCGGTGATGTTGTGACCTTTGACACAACTTACTTGGTAAACAGGCATGACATGCCTTTTGCTCCTTTTGTAGGCGTGAATCATCATGGTCAGTCTGTTTTATTAGGATGTGGGCTCATCTCTCATGAAGACACAAAGTCATTTTCGTGGTTATTTCAAACTTGGAAGACATGCATGTGGGGTTGTGCTCCGAAAGCAATTATTATCGACCAATGTATGGCCATGAAAAATGCTATAGAAGATATATTCCCTAACACCTGACATTGGTGGTGCATATGGCATATTATGAAAAAGGTGCCGGAAAAGTTCAATGGGAGCAACGCTTATGAGAATATTAGTTGGTGTATGCGTAGGGCAGTTTATGCTTCACTTACAATAAAACAAtttgaggatgcttgggatATGTTCATTAAAAAGTACGAGCTTCAAAGTAACACATGGTTAGAGGGATTGTATTTGGAGAGGGAACAGTGGGTGCCAGCTTATTTGAACGATGTGTTTTGGGCGGGGATGTCATCCACACAAAGAAGCGAGGTATAAATGTGTATTTTGATGGTTACATTCATTCAAAGACAACCCTGAAACAATTTGTAGGACAATATGAAAATGCATTATCGAATAAGGTGGAAAGTGAAAATCAAGAAGATTCAAAAAGTTGGCACACTTACATCCCGTTAATAACTGAAGATGAGTTGGAGAAGCAATTCCAAAGTGTTTACACGAATGCAAAGGTTAAACAGTTTCAGAAACAATTTTATGGAAAACTTCACTGTTTTTGTGTGAAGCCGGCAACAGTTGGTGATATTGTGTCTGAACATGAGATAAATGAGTGGGTCAATaatggagaaggagaagagaaaaggaGAATTCAAGTGCCATTTACTGTCAATTTTAATGCTGAAACCAATGAAGCACATTGTAATTGTCGATTGTTCGAGTCTAGTGGGATGGTGTATAAACATCAACTGTATGTGTGGCATCAAAGGGGAATTGAAAGAGT contains the following coding sequences:
- the LOC131328664 gene encoding protein FAR1-RELATED SEQUENCE 1-like, which translates into the protein MVRGIVFGEGTVGASLFERCVLGGDVIHTKKRGINVYFDGYIHSKTTLKQFVGQYENALSNKVESENQEDSKSWHTYIPLITEDELEKQFQSVYTNAKVKQFQKQFYGKLHCFCVKPATVGDIVSEHEINEWVNNGEGEEKRRIQVPFTVNFNAETNEAHCNCRLFESSGMVYKHQLYVWHQRGIERVPDKYVLRRWCKNVKRVHTKVPICYDKSSTSIEVRRHDNMCNLFNEVADLAEESEEKYDMVMKWVHELKRELMEASVVCESNVVSLGDDTSTRNVSFSVGDGVIPPKQSTNILDPEGLRRKGRPPCKRKIGVVEKVVQKKRQTYKKPSSKEKSKEVEEIAALPIRSGHKRVL
- the LOC131328655 gene encoding protein FAR-RED IMPAIRED RESPONSE 1-like, with product MGFGMYVIVSFFELIDDVIRFYSVGNASKQRVLKRRRGVGKEATENCEETVEEQKEGMIFDTSEEAYSYYSRFAKEKGFAVAKRTSRKGKDGKLKDVTIACNRAGKARVTTSNPVKPRPQSKINCPAHVTVVLHPNGKWRLNRVALVHNHDQSPEKARYLKSNRVLDEHVKRRLELNDKARINLNQTYASLQIEAGGPGKLPYIQKDCRNHVDKVRRSLLVEGDAEAMHNYFMKMKADNSDFFFAMDLDDEGRLRNVFWVDARSRAACKEFGDVVTFDTTYLVNRHDMPFAPFVGVNHHGQSVLLGCGLISHEDTKSFSWLFQTWKTCMWGCAPKAIIIDQCMAMKNAIEDIFPNT